A stretch of DNA from Acidobacteriota bacterium:
ACACGCCGTTCGAGGGACAGACGCTGACGGGTCGCGTGAAGCGGACGCTGCTGCGCGGCGAAGAGATCTACGACGGCCGCGCGGTGGTCGGCCCCCCGCGCGGCCGGTACGTGCCGCGATCGGTGGCGGCACCGGCCGTCGTCTAACCGCGCCGTAGCGGCGCCCCCCAGGAGCGGCCATGCGCGTGTTCTACGGCTGGGTGATCGCCGCGTGCGCCTTCTGCACGCTGCTGGTGACCAACGGCCTGATCATCACCGGAATCAACGCCTTCGATGCCTCGCTGCTCGCCGAGTTCGGCTGGTCCCGCGGCGGCCTGAAGTTCCGCGACCTGCTGACGTTCATCGCGGCGGGCCTGCTGGCCCCGGTCGGCGGCGCGCTCTCCGATCGCTTCGGTGTCCGGCGGATGATGCTCACCGGCGCCGCGCTGCTCGCGGTCTGCCTGTGGGCGTACTCGCACATCCACTCGGCGGCCGGCATGTACGCCGTGCACGTGCTGTTCGCGGTCGTGCTGGTGACCTGCGGCCTCATGGTGTGCGTGCTGCTCACGTCGCACTGGTTCGTGGCGGCACGCGGAACGGCGCTCGGCTTCGTCATCATCGGCACCAGCCTGGGCGGCGTCGTCTTCCCGGTGCTCAACACGGTCGTGATCGCCGCCTACGGGTGGCGCACCGCCATGCAGCTGCTCATCGCGGCGCCGCTCCTGCTGTGGGTGGCCATCGCCGCCCTCGTACGGGACTCCCCCGCCGACAAGGGGCTGCAGCCGTACGGGGCCGGACGCGCGGTTCCGGCGGCGGGCACGACCCGCCGGCAGCCTGAGCGCAGCGTGCCGTACGGCCAGGCGCTCCGGACCACCACGTTCTGGGCGCTTGCCGTGACGGCGATGTCGACCTTCTACGCCATCCTGGCGACGCAGGCGCACCTGATTCTGTACCTCCGGAGCCTGGGCGCGAGCCCCGTGAAGGCGGCCTCGGGGCTGAGCACGCTGTTCGTGATGGGGATGATCGGCAAGTTCCTGTTCGGGATGCTCGCCGACCTGTACGACAAGCAGCGCGTGCTGCAGGTGAACCTGCTGGTCATGTGGATCGGCGGCCTGGCGCTCGCGTCGATGTCGCCGGGCGCGGTCTGGTTCGCGATCGCGCTGTTCGGCCTCGGCTGGGGCGGGATCTACACGCTGCTCCAGGTCATCACGATGACCGCCTTCGGCCTCGCCGCCGGCGGCAAGATCCTCGGCACCATCACCGTGCTCGACGCCATCGGCGGCGGGCTCGGGATCTGGCTCACGGGACTGCTGTACGACCGCACCGGCTCCTACGCTTCCGCGTTTGCCATCGTCGCCGGCCTGATCACGCTGGCGGCGGGGGCGTCCACCCTCGTGAACGTCGGCCTCGGCGCGGACGGCAGACCGGCGATCAGCGAGACCTGAGCGCGCCGGCGGCCGCCCGGGCCGACTTGTTGATATTGTTATGTCTTTATGTCAATCTACCCCGGGAGGTCCCCCCGTGCCTGAAACACTCGCCAGCCTGCCCGATACGCTGCGCCACGATCTCGTCAAGACGATCGGCGCGGCCCACGTGCTCGTCGACGAGGAGACGCGCGCGTTCTTTTCGCAGGACATCGGCCGCGCGGCCGACGTCCCGGCCGCCGCGGTCGTGCAGCCGGGCACCGTCGAGGAACTCTGCGCCGTCGTCGCGTCGACGACCGGCGCCGGGTTCGCGGTGATCCCGCGCGGTGGCGGAGCCTCCTACACCGGCGGCTACCTCCCGGAACGCCCGAACGCCGTCATCGTCGACACGCGCCGGCTCGCGCGCGTCACCACGATCAGCCCCGAGGACATGTACGTCACCGTGGAGTGCGGCATGACCTGGAAGGGCATGGCCGATGCGCTGCGCCCTTCCGGCCTGCGAACCCCGTTCTGGGGCCCGCTCTCGGGGGCGTTTGCCACGATCGGCGGCAGCCTCTCGCAGAATTCGATCCTCTGGGGATCGGCGCGCTACGGCGTGTCGGCCGACAGCGTGCTCTCGCTCGACGTGGTGCTCGCCGATGGGACGCTGCTGCGCACCGGCTCGGCGGCCGTCCGGACGTCCTCCCCGTACTTCCGGTACTACGGGCCGGACCTCACCGGTCTTTTCCTCGGCGACACGGGGGCGCTCGGCATCAAGGCGCGCGCGACGATGCGGCTCATGCGGCTGCCGGCCGCCGTGCAGACGGCATCCTTCAGCTTCGAGACGCACGACGACCTCGTCGGCGCGATGGCGGAGATCGCGCGCGAGGGGATCGCGACCGAGTGTTTCGGCATGGACCCCTCGCTCCAGCGGCAGCGCATGAAGCGCGCGAGCCTGGCGAAGGATCTCAATGCGCTCAAGGGCGTGGTCACCTCCGCGCGCAACCTGGCCGAGGGGGTCAAGGAAGCGGCCAAGGTGGCGCTGGCGGGCCGTCGCTTCCTCGACAACGTTCCGTACTCCATGCACGTCTGCACCGAGGCGCGGGACCAGGCCGGGGCCGACGCCGCGCTGCGCGACATCCGCCGGATCGCGGCCGAACGCCGCGGGCGCGAAGTCGAGAACACGATTCCGAAAGTGATGCGCGGCGAGCCGTTCATGGGGATGCTGTCGGGCATCGGGCCCGAAGGCGAGCGGTGGCTTCCCGTCCATGCCGTGCTGCCACTCTCGCAGGCGGCGGCCACCTGGTCGGCCGTCAAGGCGCTG
This window harbors:
- a CDS encoding MFS transporter is translated as MRVFYGWVIAACAFCTLLVTNGLIITGINAFDASLLAEFGWSRGGLKFRDLLTFIAAGLLAPVGGALSDRFGVRRMMLTGAALLAVCLWAYSHIHSAAGMYAVHVLFAVVLVTCGLMVCVLLTSHWFVAARGTALGFVIIGTSLGGVVFPVLNTVVIAAYGWRTAMQLLIAAPLLLWVAIAALVRDSPADKGLQPYGAGRAVPAAGTTRRQPERSVPYGQALRTTTFWALAVTAMSTFYAILATQAHLILYLRSLGASPVKAASGLSTLFVMGMIGKFLFGMLADLYDKQRVLQVNLLVMWIGGLALASMSPGAVWFAIALFGLGWGGIYTLLQVITMTAFGLAAGGKILGTITVLDAIGGGLGIWLTGLLYDRTGSYASAFAIVAGLITLAAGASTLVNVGLGADGRPAISET
- a CDS encoding FAD-binding oxidoreductase, which translates into the protein MPETLASLPDTLRHDLVKTIGAAHVLVDEETRAFFSQDIGRAADVPAAAVVQPGTVEELCAVVASTTGAGFAVIPRGGGASYTGGYLPERPNAVIVDTRRLARVTTISPEDMYVTVECGMTWKGMADALRPSGLRTPFWGPLSGAFATIGGSLSQNSILWGSARYGVSADSVLSLDVVLADGTLLRTGSAAVRTSSPYFRYYGPDLTGLFLGDTGALGIKARATMRLMRLPAAVQTASFSFETHDDLVGAMAEIAREGIATECFGMDPSLQRQRMKRASLAKDLNALKGVVTSARNLAEGVKEAAKVALAGRRFLDNVPYSMHVCTEARDQAGADAALRDIRRIAAERRGREVENTIPKVMRGEPFMGMLSGIGPEGERWLPVHAVLPLSQAAATWSAVKALLERHADAFAQHGIVVGVLTAIVAPSAFVLEPVFYWPAPRTLYYEKVFDRATLARFTDFPPNPEGEALVFDVRGKLKELFLQRGATHLQIGKTYPYHEGLRPEAWALVNAVKNAVDPRHLVNPGSLGLA